One Oreochromis niloticus isolate F11D_XX linkage group LG16, O_niloticus_UMD_NMBU, whole genome shotgun sequence genomic window carries:
- the LOC100710947 gene encoding ADP-ribosylation factor-like protein 4C: MGNSVSSISAFQSLHIVMLGLDSAGKTTVLYRLKFNEFVNTVPTIGFNTEKIKLSNCTAKGISCHFWDVGGQEKLRPLWKSYSRCTDGIIYVVDSVDVDRLEEAKTELHKVTKFAENQGTPLLVIANKQDLPKSLPVADIEKQLALHELTPSTTYHIQPACAIIGEGLHEGMDKLYEMILKRRKSLKQKKKR, translated from the coding sequence ATGGGCAACAGCGTTTCCAGCATCTCTGCCTTCCAGTCTCTTCACATTGTCATGCTGGGCTTGGACTCTGCTGGGAAGACCACGGTTCTTTACAGACTTAAATTTAATGAATTTGTCAACACGGTCCCCACGATCGGCTTCAACACGGAGAAGATCAAGCTGAGCAACTGCACTGCGAAGGGCATCAGTTGTCATTTCTGGGACGTGGGGGGGCAGGAGAAGCTGAGGCCCCTGTGGAAGTCCTACAGCCGCTGCACTGACGGAATCATATACGTCGTGGACTCGGTAGATGTGGACAGGTTGGAGGAGGCCAAGACTGAACTGCACAAAGTCACCAAGTTTGCGGAGAACCAGGGCACGCCGCTGCTGGTCATCGCCAACAAGCAGGACCTGCCCAAATCCCTCCCGGTGGCGGATATCGAGAAGCAGCTGGCACTGCACGAGCTCACCCCCTCCACCACTTACCACATCCAACCTGCCTGCGCTATAATAGGCGAGGGGCTTCACGAGGGCATGGACAAGCTGTATGAGATGATTCTGAAAAGAAGGAAATCCttaaagcagaaaaagaagcGGTAA